Proteins from a single region of Thermus caldifontis:
- the lysS gene encoding homocitrate synthase gives MREWKIIDSTLREGEQFERANFSTQDKIEIAKALNEFGVEYIEVTTPMASPQSRKDAEVLASLGLKAKVVTHIQTRMDAAKVAVETGVQGIDLLFGTSKYLRAAHGRDIPRIIEEAREVIGYIREKAPHVEVRFSAEDTFRSDEHDLLEIYGAIAPYVDRVGLADTVGIATPRQVFALVREVRRVVGPHVDIEFHGHNDTGCAIANAFEAIEAGATHVDTTILGIGERNGITPLGGFLARMYTLQPDYVRRKYKLEMLPELDRMVARMVGIEIPFNNYITGETAFSHKAGMHLKAIYINPESYEPYPPEVFGVKRKLIIASKLTGRHAIKARAEELGLHYGEEELARITQHIKALADKGQLTLEELDRILREWITA, from the coding sequence ATGCGGGAATGGAAGATTATCGATTCCACCTTAAGGGAAGGCGAGCAGTTTGAAAGGGCCAACTTTTCCACCCAGGACAAGATCGAGATCGCCAAGGCCCTGAACGAGTTCGGCGTGGAGTACATCGAGGTGACCACCCCCATGGCCTCCCCCCAGTCCCGGAAGGATGCGGAGGTCCTGGCCTCCTTGGGCCTCAAGGCCAAGGTGGTGACCCACATCCAGACCCGGATGGATGCGGCCAAGGTGGCGGTGGAAACCGGCGTGCAGGGCATTGACCTCCTCTTTGGTACCAGCAAGTACCTAAGGGCCGCCCACGGGCGGGACATTCCCCGGATCATCGAGGAGGCCAGGGAGGTCATTGGCTACATCCGCGAGAAGGCCCCCCACGTGGAGGTGCGCTTCTCCGCCGAAGACACCTTCCGCTCCGACGAGCACGACCTTTTGGAGATTTACGGGGCCATCGCTCCCTATGTGGACCGGGTGGGCTTGGCGGACACCGTGGGCATCGCTACCCCCAGGCAGGTCTTTGCCCTGGTGCGGGAGGTGAGGCGGGTGGTGGGGCCGCATGTGGACATAGAGTTCCACGGGCACAACGACACGGGCTGTGCCATCGCCAACGCCTTTGAGGCCATAGAAGCCGGGGCTACCCACGTGGACACCACCATCCTGGGGATCGGGGAGCGGAACGGGATCACCCCTTTAGGGGGTTTCTTGGCCCGCATGTACACCCTGCAGCCCGACTATGTGCGCAGGAAGTACAAGCTGGAGATGCTTCCCGAGCTGGATCGCATGGTGGCCCGGATGGTGGGGATCGAGATTCCCTTTAACAACTACATCACCGGGGAGACCGCCTTCAGCCACAAGGCGGGGATGCACCTCAAGGCCATCTACATCAACCCCGAGTCCTACGAGCCCTATCCGCCGGAGGTCTTCGGGGTGAAGCGCAAGCTCATCATCGCCTCTAAGCTCACGGGCCGGCATGCCATCAAGGCGCGGGCGGAGGAGCTGGGCCTCCACTATGGGGAAGAGGAGCTTGCCCGCATCACCCAGCACATCAAGGCCTTGGCGGATAAAGGGCAGCTCACCCTCGAGGAGCTGGACCGAATCTTAAGGGAGTGGATCACGGCATGA
- a CDS encoding isoprenyl transferase, which yields MVRRLLSLSRPLYWLYEKRLLKEVKGGPVPKHLGLILDGNRRYARALGLAPVKGHEFGVQKAYEVLEWCLEMGIRTVTVWVFSTDNFKRPPEEVEELMRLFVREAERMAEDHRILENQVRVRFIGRREGFSPEVLRALERLEAKTQAHQGMVLNIALGYGGREEIADAVKQLLLEADKKGLSPKEVAEGLTPEEIARHLYTAGLPDPDFIIRTSGEIRLSGFLLWQSAYSEFYFADVLWPEFRKIDFLRALRSYQARERRFGR from the coding sequence ATGGTTCGCCGCCTCCTCTCCCTCTCCCGGCCCCTCTACTGGCTGTACGAAAAGCGCCTCCTTAAGGAGGTGAAAGGAGGCCCGGTGCCCAAGCACCTGGGCCTCATCCTGGATGGGAACCGCCGCTACGCCCGGGCCTTGGGCCTAGCCCCCGTCAAGGGGCATGAGTTTGGGGTGCAAAAGGCCTACGAGGTCCTGGAGTGGTGCCTGGAGATGGGCATCCGGACGGTGACGGTCTGGGTGTTTTCCACCGATAACTTCAAGCGCCCCCCCGAGGAGGTGGAGGAGCTCATGCGCCTTTTCGTGCGGGAGGCGGAGAGGATGGCGGAGGACCACCGCATCCTGGAGAACCAGGTTAGGGTGCGCTTCATCGGGCGGCGGGAGGGGTTTTCCCCGGAGGTGCTAAGGGCCTTGGAGCGCCTCGAGGCCAAGACCCAGGCCCACCAGGGCATGGTGCTGAATATCGCCTTGGGCTACGGGGGGAGGGAGGAGATCGCGGATGCGGTGAAGCAACTTCTCCTCGAGGCCGATAAAAAGGGCCTTTCCCCCAAGGAGGTTGCGGAAGGGCTCACCCCTGAGGAGATCGCCCGCCATCTTTACACTGCGGGTCTTCCTGACCCCGACTTCATCATCCGCACCTCGGGGGAGATAAGGCTTTCGGGTTTCCTCCTCTGGCAGTCCGCCTACTCGGAGTTCTACTTCGCCGACGTGCTTTGGCCGGAGTTCCGAAAAATAGACTTCCTGAGGGCCCTCCGCAGCTACCAGGCCCGCGAAAGGCGGTTTGGCCGTTGA